The segment CATGTGAATGGAAGCTTACATCATGCTTGTGAATTTACAGGggtaatatataaaaaacaatgtatACAGGAGAGGTCCAAGGACAGAAGGTTACATGGAAGGGTATGATTAGGGAAGTCACAATCACAGGGTAGGTTTTATCATCCAGACAAAAGCAGGCGATGAAAGGGGGTCTAATCCGATTTGATTCCTGAGGTGTTGACAGTAGCAGAGGTCATCTTGTCCTCCATTACTTGCTTCATCTGCTTCTTTGCGGACAGACAGATCCATAAGAAGATAAAGAAACCttgacaaagagacacaaacggTGGGTTTAAATGCTGCTTCACACCAGGTCCATCTATTCCTAATACAGTTGAATAGCATGTATACAGTTCAAACACCCTCAGAGAGAAATGCTGTTCAAACCAAAGAACTCAGATACAAACTGACCTTGTGTGGAGTTCAGGATGCAGAAGAGGTAGAGGATGGGGTAGTTGACGTATCCTGAGCCCAGAAAGGCCAGGCCCCAGGTGGTCCCCAGCAGGCAGGTGAGACCCATCACAGTGAAGCCATTCTTGCAGGTATCTGGGTCTCTCCCTGCATTTCCCCCAGTCTTTGTTCCAAGCCTTGGCTGTAACTTACAGATCCTTGAGGCCACTGTTATCAGTATGCCAGAATTGAAGATGAATGTGAGGGTGAAATACGCCAGATTCAAGGAATAGAAGAAGGAGTCATCTGTGATCCAGCAGCTGTGGGGAAAAGAAGTAACCCACAGGTCATTTTATTGCCTCATTATATAGCAGAGAAGACAGATAATCGGTGGGTATACGGGGAACAttcataaagtaacattttaagaaataacgcttttgattttctttataATTTACATAATTCAACAGTAGCAATTAAGTTACATTATGCAATTACCTTTCTGTATAAAAATCATGTAATTTAAATCCTTAAATTGTAATGTCAAAGGCATCAGCTTTATTTCATTGACATAAACTAGACTTTATGTAACCATGTTTAACATAAAacacttaaaacctttttcatATGAAATTTTATAAAAGACATACATACTTATATGTTTAGTGTGTTTTATGAGCATTTATACAGCATATTTCATATAAATCAGACAATATCTTTAATAGTTGTCTTGACTGAATTAAATGTTTGTTATATTTAGAACaacattataaataaattatacaaaataaacGTATGTTTTCTAAGATAtgctaaaaatgtattaaaatagcCTGATGTTTAGTTGTCAGTTTTTTTAGATCGATTTGGTCAGATGAGACTATAATGTCTAAAACAATTTACCATATACTCACATGGCATTGGTTTGGTTTGTATCGGCCATGCTCATTTGTGTAACTCCATAAAACTGTTTGACgtctttcactgccaacgagaCTGCCACAATTACACCAGGGATCCCTGATAAttaaacacacgcacagacacacacacctgctatTTGGGAATTTAAGGCAGAAAAATATGAATCCCAAAATATTGCTAGTGCACTCTAAAATCCAATAAGTTGCATTTACTTTTAAAAAATGCCAAATTATGTAAACTTAAGCTGGTGACATCAATTCACATCTAAACTGCTTAATgtattttaaaggttcagtgtgtaagattttggtgtaagggatctattggcatatattgaatataaaataatcctagtgatgttttcactagtatTTCATCTAATTTGTACTACTTGTTGTTATCTTTGCTCTAGAATGGCCTTtatatttaagtactttatatttacatcagaagCGGGgcctctctatggaggctgccatgttttttacagtagcccacacAGGACAAattaacaccttttgagtttgtaTGTCAACTGAAGgcgaccacaggttctctctcatgtttggaaggggaggttgAAGTGAGGGGAATTCAGCTGCAATCTGTAACTtccccactagatgtcactaatcCTACAGAATCAACCTTTAAGTTGTTGACAACAATAAAGTGGACAGGAACTCAATAAAAGTAAGTATTGTTATATACTGTGCTGTGACTAGAGAAAGAAAGtaataacagttttttattaaatatgccTTATATACTGCTCCAAGTAATTTACAGTGCTCTAATGTCCTGAAATGATATATAGGAAGGATCAAAAAAAGGTACAGCTTATCTTATTTTGTAAAACAAGGCATCGAACAACCAACAATACAATTGTGCCCATCATCTTCAATCTAACACCTGGTTCAGCACCTCTCGTCAAAAAGAAATTCTGTGAGTTTCCTCATAAAAAGTTCATTTTTTTACTGTGTCATGTGTCTGGGGTTTCCTGTCAGCATTCTCAGTTaaggccggtgcatgcttctgcattttcagagacacacaaggacacgcaagcgcaagagccccttGCGTGCTTGTGTACCCCTTCTTGTGTGCTTCGCCCAATTTttgtaactatacgacaaagctaagCAAGCCTCACGCaacccgcaaggctgtgataggtctgctaactacatcctttccagagtcacatttccggtttcatgccccataatatgGGCAGAAACCAAGGAAGaattagaagaacgaatatggaccaaatagaaaaGCGTTTGGCAGAatagatccgaaagtatgaccacttgtataacccgtcattgacggaatacaaggacgcgcagatggcctgcaattcctggaaggagTTCTCGGATAACGTCGTTTTGCAGGTCGACGAGTgtacgaagctgtggaggaagatcagggacaaatttgtctgctagaaaaaggctatgaggagcagcagttgcgatgtaaataaacagtcgacgacgactgccacacacaaagaagccatctttaaggtcgtcttcgactaaaaacgttactccacctagtgttctggcggtgaattgctttgcaacacgcgcaacccttggaaAACCATCAATTTaaacgagtccgtcgacacaactgcgtgaaaagctgcagctgcagttgcagaaccatgcgccggcctttaaaCTGTTGTCACAATGTTGTCATCACAGCACATTCACATAGGCGCTCTAGCAATACTCACCCCATCCAAGTAGGGACAGCTTGACCAGGTAGTGTTTGTAGTAGGTGTTAAACACCTTTATTAGCATGAGATAGAGGTGAAGTGCCTCGATAGCCATCCAGGTGAAACAGCAGAGCAGGGAGTAATGCATGAAAGCTGCAACAAACACGCACACCCCGTCTAGCCCCACCTGAGCCCCCCACTCAGTCAGCAGGAAGGTTGAATTGAGCAGAAATAAGGCTCCGCTCAGAGATACATGAATAGAAATGGAAAAATCCATTTTTTGGTttctgaggaagagagagaagtagATCAGTAGTAATCTACAAATCTACAGGAGCAGGTTAGATGGTGGCTGCTGGTAATCAGTCAGGATTCTGGATGTCGTTTCTTGATTTATGACAGCAGTGTTGTGTTGCCACTGTAATGTTACTGTAAGCCAGTGTTGTGttgtaaaatacaaataaagctgaatcctcagagaatgtgtcttggattttaattttttgttttatgttcctGTAAGGAGAATGTGTTCAAATACTTCATGGGACATAGTGGTAATGGTAACACAGATAACCACTCCTTACAACTGTGGAGAGCAGAAAAAATCCtcatacaaaaatacaaatgaagaaGCTGTATTAGTGTGGTGTTCTTAATAAAGTGCTTGGGGGATGTGTATTTGCATAAACTGAAAAGAATAGACCTACCTACTAAAGACGTACCACAGAATGGACAAAGCAGTGAAGAAGGCAGACAGGCCGCAGCCTATGTAACTGATGTATGAGAGAATTTTCCAGTGGACCTCTGCAAGTTGTTTCGGTCTTGTCTAAAGACAAAAATGGGAAAGTGATGATCTGTCTGCAAGTTAACGTATAACATATAGAACCAAGTTAGGGATGTAAGATTTATATA is part of the Pleuronectes platessa chromosome 1, fPlePla1.1, whole genome shotgun sequence genome and harbors:
- the LOC128442232 gene encoding adhesion G-protein coupled receptor G5 isoform X3 → MDITITNTSIVVDRSSNVQCNAGAYGLKCIFVCTFNTTSFNGSSVCLEATVKKYPFKVDYIIQQYSNCTRYLCNENDIVPLIGTLNTPSSYQKEMMQLVYIRDSCPDLFNNSKEVKMAFITAEKQIIHNIIEASKLETEGSILYNLKAFSLDVLNISAASLSSSGDSWIRLKAPQLSPQMESLVPEICMPVGSLQSIQDEERIIGLVSYMQHGSFKLEQEELSSMVLRIELLGGRRLQNLPVPINMTFRVAADTNDNLLCHYLDEKAWLWKTDGCQTVRNNQSYIICSCNHATAFAVLLTRPKQLAEVHWKILSYISYIGCGLSAFFTALSILWYVFSRNQKMDFSISIHVSLSGALFLLNSTFLLTEWGAQVGLDGVCVFVAAFMHYSLLCCFTWMAIEALHLYLMLIKVFNTYYKHYLVKLSLLGWGIPGVIVAVSLAVKDVKQFYGVTQMSMADTNQTNAICWITDDSFFYSLNLAYFTLTFIFNSGILITVASRICKLQPRLGTKTGGNAGRDPDTCKNGFTVMGLTCLLGTTWGLAFLGSGYVNYPILYLFCILNSTQGFFIFLWICLSAKKQMKQVMEDKMTSATVNTSGIKSD
- the LOC128442232 gene encoding adhesion G-protein coupled receptor G6 isoform X5, producing the protein MVPLLLILLLPNSLADQDSNCTRYLCNENDIVPLIGTLNTPSSYQKEMMQLVYIRDSCPDLFNNSKEVKMAFITAEKQIIHNIIEASKLETEGSILYNLKAFSLDVLNISAASLSSSGDSWIRLKAPQLSPQMESLVPEICMPVGSLQSIQDEERIIGLVSYMQHGSFKLEQEELSSMVLRIELLGGRRLQNLPVPINMTFRVAADTNDNLLCHYLDEKAWLWKTDGCQTVRNNQSYIICSCNHATAFAVLLTRPKQLAEVHWKILSYISYIGCGLSAFFTALSILWYVFSRNQKMDFSISIHVSLSGALFLLNSTFLLTEWGAQVGLDGVCVFVAAFMHYSLLCCFTWMAIEALHLYLMLIKVFNTYYKHYLVKLSLLGWGIPGVIVAVSLAVKDVKQFYGVTQMSMADTNQTNAICWITDDSFFYSLNLAYFTLTFIFNSGILITVASRICKLQPRLGTKTGGNAGRDPDTCKNGFTVMGLTCLLGTTWGLAFLGSGYVNYPILYLFCILNSTQGFFIFLWICLSAKKQMKQVMEDKMTSATVNTSGIKSD
- the LOC128442232 gene encoding adhesion G-protein coupled receptor G6 isoform X4 — encoded protein: MVPLLLILLLPNSLADQVCINIANVYNMDITITNTSIVVDRSSNVQCNADSNCTRYLCNENDIVPLIGTLNTPSSYQKEMMQLVYIRDSCPDLFNNSKEVKMAFITAEKQIIHNIIEASKLETEGSILYNLKAFSLDVLNISAASLSSSGDSWIRLKAPQLSPQMESLVPEICMPVGSLQSIQDEERIIGLVSYMQHGSFKLEQEELSSMVLRIELLGGRRLQNLPVPINMTFRVAADTNDNLLCHYLDEKAWLWKTDGCQTVRNNQSYIICSCNHATAFAVLLTRPKQLAEVHWKILSYISYIGCGLSAFFTALSILWYVFSRNQKMDFSISIHVSLSGALFLLNSTFLLTEWGAQVGLDGVCVFVAAFMHYSLLCCFTWMAIEALHLYLMLIKVFNTYYKHYLVKLSLLGWGIPGVIVAVSLAVKDVKQFYGVTQMSMADTNQTNAICWITDDSFFYSLNLAYFTLTFIFNSGILITVASRICKLQPRLGTKTGGNAGRDPDTCKNGFTVMGLTCLLGTTWGLAFLGSGYVNYPILYLFCILNSTQGFFIFLWICLSAKKQMKQVMEDKMTSATVNTSGIKSD